Proteins from one Physeter macrocephalus isolate SW-GA chromosome 16, ASM283717v5, whole genome shotgun sequence genomic window:
- the RAG2 gene encoding V(D)J recombination-activating protein 2 — translation MSLQMVTVGNNIALIQPGFSLMNFDGQVFFFGQKGWPKRSCPTGVFHFDVKHNHLKLKPAVFSKDSCYLPPLRYPATCTFKGNLESEKHQYIIHGGKTPNNELSDKIYIMSVFCKNNKKVTFRCTEKDLVGDVPEGRYGHSIDVVYSRGKSVGVLFGGRSYIPSAQRTTEKWNSVADCLPHVFLVDFEFGCSTSYILPELQDGLSFHVSIARNDTIYILGGHSLANNIRPANLYRIRVDLPLGSPAVNCTVMPGGISVSSAILTQISNDEFVIIGGYQLENQKRMVCNIISFEDNKMEIREMETPDWTPDIKHSKIWFGSNMGNGTIFLGIPGDNKQVVSEAFYFYMLKCAEDDVNEDQKTFTNSQTSTEDPGDSTPFEDSEEFCFSAEANSFDGDDEFDTYNEDDEEDESETGYWITCCPTCDVDINTWVPFYSTELNKPAMIYCSHGDGHWVHAQCMDLAESTLIHLSEGSNKYYCNEHVEIARALQTPKRVLPLKKPPLKSLHKKGSGKIITPAKKSFLRRLFD, via the coding sequence ATGTCACTACAAATGGTAACAGTCGGTAATAACATAGCCTTAATTCAACCAGGCTTCTCATTAATGAATTTTGATGGGCAAGTTTTCTTCTTTGGCCAAAAAGGCTGGCCCAAAAGGTCCTGCCCCACTGGAGTTTTCCATTTTGATGTAAAGCATAACCATCTCAAACTGAAGCCTGCAGTTTTCTCTAAGGATTCCTGCTACCTTCCTCCTCTTCGTTACCCAGCCACTTGCACATTCAAAGGCAACTTAGAGTCTGAAAAGCATCAGTACATCATCCATGGAGGGAAAACACCAAACAATGAGCTTTCAGATAAGATTTATATCATGTCTGTTTTTtgcaagaacaacaaaaaagttacTTTTCGCTGCACAGAGAAAGACTTGGTAGGAGATGTTCCTGAAGGCAGGTATGGTCATTCCATTGATGTGGTGTATAGTCGCGGAAAAAGTGTGGGTGTTCTCTTTGGAGGGCGGTCATACATACCTTCTGCCCAAAGAACCACAGAAAAATGGAACAGTGTAGCTGACTGCCTGCCCCATGTTTTCTTGGTGGATTTTGAATTTGGGTGCTCTACGTCATACATTCTTCCAGAACTTCAGGATGGGCTATCTTTTCACGTCTCCATTGCCAgaaatgataccatttatattttaGGAGGCCATTCACTTGCCAATAACATCCGCCCTGCCAATCTATACAGAATAAGGGTTGATCTCCCTCTGGGTAGCCCAGCTGTGAATTGCACAGTCATGCCAGGAGGAATCTCTGTCTCCAGTGCAATCCTGACTCAAATAAGCAATGATGAATTTGTTATCATTGGCGGCTATCAGCTTGAAAATCAAAAAAGAATGGTCTGCAACATCATCTCTTTCGAGGACAACAAGATGGAAATTCGTGAGATGGAAACCCCAGATTGGACCCCAGATATTAAGCACAGCAAGATATGGTTTGGAAGCAACATGGGAAATGGAACTATTTTCCTCGGCATACCAGGAGACAATAAACAGGTTGTTTCAGAAGCATTCTATTTCTATATGTTGAAATGTGCTGAAGACGATGTGAATGAAGATCAGAAAACATTCACAAATAGTCAGACATCAACAGAAGACCCAGGGGACTCCACTCCCTTTGAAGACTCAGAAGAATTTTGTTTCAGTGCAGAAGCAAATAGttttgatggtgatgatgaattTGACACCTATAATGAAGATGATGAGGAAGATGAGTCTGAAACGGGCTATTGGATTACATGCTGCCCTACTTGTGATGTGGATATCAACACTTGGGTACCATTTTATTCAACTGAGCTCAACAAACCTGCCATGATTTACTGCTCTCATGGAGATGGGCATTGGGTCCATGCCCAGTGTATGGATCTGGCAGAAAGCACACTCATCCATCTGTCAGAAGGAAGCAACAAATATTACTGCAATGAGCATGTGGAGATAGCAAGAGCACTGCAAACCCCCAAAAGAGTTCTACCCTTAAAAAAGCCTCCACTGAAATCCCTCCACAAAAAGGGTTCTGGGAAAATTATTACTCCTGCCAAGAAATCCTTTCTTAGAAGGTTGTTTGATTAG